The following proteins are co-located in the Dehalococcoidales bacterium genome:
- a CDS encoding response regulator: protein MEEELLTTGELAQYLKVKPQTVLRKARSGDLPAIRVGRRFRFNKKQIDRWLSERSVGRPVEVLVIDDEPVIGDLLRESLEMCGYRVTAVASSSQGLALATAKHFDLIFLDLVMPEIDGSEVFRRIREMDPNTGVAIITAYADGELMKKAMDYGPFLVIRKPFAIMEVIEAVRSFSRNGAVRG from the coding sequence ATGGAAGAAGAACTGCTTACCACCGGTGAACTGGCACAGTATCTTAAGGTAAAGCCCCAGACGGTTTTGCGCAAGGCGAGGAGCGGCGACCTGCCCGCTATCCGGGTGGGCCGGCGGTTCCGCTTCAATAAAAAGCAGATCGACCGCTGGCTGTCGGAGCGTTCGGTAGGCCGGCCGGTCGAGGTCCTGGTTATCGATGACGAGCCGGTGATCGGGGATCTGCTCAGGGAGAGCCTGGAGATGTGCGGCTACCGGGTGACGGCTGTTGCCAGCAGCAGTCAGGGACTGGCGCTGGCAACAGCCAAACACTTCGATTTGATTTTCCTGGACCTGGTGATGCCGGAGATTGACGGCAGCGAGGTCTTCCGGCGTATTCGGGAGATGGACCCCAATACCGGGGTGGCGATCATCACCGCCTATGCCGACGGCGAGCTGATGAAGAAGGCGATGGACTACGGGCCCTTCCTGGTCATCCGCAAGCCGTTCGCCATCATGGAGGTCATCGAGGCGGTACGCAGCTTCAGCCGCAACGGCGCGGTCCGGGGCTAA
- a CDS encoding AbrB/MazE/SpoVT family DNA-binding domain-containing protein, translated as MSELIQIRKKAQLTLPHSIRRELGIEEGDFLDVSVQNGTAVLKVKKLVDKEQAWFWTRRWQQGEKEAEEDIGAGCLHKFDSAGEAVDFLHRRTGETSSKASGNTE; from the coding sequence ATGTCGGAACTGATCCAGATACGCAAGAAGGCGCAGCTAACGCTGCCGCACTCAATAAGAAGGGAACTCGGCATCGAAGAGGGCGATTTTCTCGACGTCAGCGTCCAGAACGGTACCGCGGTGCTCAAGGTAAAGAAGCTGGTGGACAAAGAACAGGCGTGGTTCTGGACCCGGCGCTGGCAGCAGGGAGAAAAGGAGGCTGAGGAAGACATCGGCGCCGGATGTCTGCACAAATTCGACAGCGCCGGCGAAGCAGTGGACTTCCTTCACCGCAGGACCGGCGAAACATCAAGCAAAGCCTCCGGGAATACCGAATAA
- a CDS encoding C4-type zinc ribbon domain-containing protein, producing the protein MGEAEMTIARELFELQEIDLEIESNEQAVREMTARLGESEALLQARSELAAAKEHLEEQGRRQRDLEGEIADTGAKLARTEDQMYSGRTTNPKELTGLQQEAGILKAKRSDLEDRAVEVIEQTEAAAARTADLTGRLAKLTAEWQAEQQQLKNEIAEREQRLAGLTAKRASLAAAIEPAALGVYHDLRKRRGTAVAGVEQGICRGCRISLSSAQMQRVRSGGLIECTSCGRILFLP; encoded by the coding sequence ATGGGCGAAGCGGAAATGACTATCGCCAGAGAACTGTTCGAACTGCAGGAAATAGACCTCGAGATCGAGTCCAACGAGCAGGCCGTCCGGGAGATGACGGCCCGGCTCGGGGAGAGTGAGGCGTTGCTACAGGCCAGAAGTGAGCTTGCCGCGGCCAAGGAGCACCTCGAGGAACAGGGCCGCCGCCAGCGCGACCTGGAGGGTGAAATAGCCGATACCGGAGCCAAGCTGGCACGCACCGAGGACCAGATGTACAGTGGGCGGACCACCAACCCCAAGGAGCTGACCGGACTGCAGCAGGAAGCCGGCATCCTGAAAGCAAAGCGCAGCGACCTGGAGGACCGGGCAGTGGAGGTAATCGAGCAGACCGAGGCCGCCGCCGCTCGAACCGCCGACCTGACCGGCCGGCTGGCCAAACTGACCGCGGAGTGGCAGGCGGAGCAGCAGCAGCTTAAGAATGAGATAGCAGAGCGGGAACAGCGCCTGGCCGGTCTTACCGCGAAGCGGGCGTCGCTGGCCGCCGCTATCGAACCGGCCGCACTGGGGGTATACCACGATCTCAGGAAGCGCAGGGGGACGGCGGTGGCCGGAGTAGAGCAGGGCATCTGCCGCGGCTGCCGGATATCGCTCTCCAGCGCCCAGATGCAGCGGGTCAGGAGCGGCGGCCTCATCGAGTGTACCAGCTGCGGCCGCATCCTCTTCCTGCCCTGA
- a CDS encoding ribonuclease HI family protein, protein MKVIIHADGASRGNPGQSAIGATIKDTEGRLLAAVSQRIGLATNNQAEYRAVIAALEQALKLGAASAEVYLDSELVVKQLKGSYRVKNAALKPLHDRAVGLAGALQGFRVSHLPRCRNAEADALANRAFSG, encoded by the coding sequence ATGAAAGTAATTATCCACGCCGACGGAGCCTCGCGGGGCAACCCCGGCCAGTCTGCCATCGGCGCCACCATCAAGGACACCGAAGGGCGGCTGCTGGCCGCTGTCTCGCAAAGGATCGGCCTTGCCACCAACAACCAGGCCGAATACCGCGCCGTTATCGCCGCCCTCGAGCAAGCTCTCAAGCTGGGCGCCGCCTCCGCCGAGGTGTACCTCGACTCGGAGCTGGTGGTCAAGCAGCTCAAGGGCAGCTACCGGGTGAAGAACGCCGCCCTCAAACCGCTTCATGACCGGGCCGTCGGGCTAGCCGGTGCGCTGCAAGGCTTCCGGGTCAGCCACCTGCCCCGCTGCCGCAACGCTGAGGCGGACGCGCTGGCCAACCGGGCCTTTTCCGGCTGA